A single window of Nocardia sp. NBC_01327 DNA harbors:
- a CDS encoding ester cyclase, which produces MSAPNNSKAVAVRSLEIMAAGTRGDFDAVIHPDARNRESLHEPPTTRLRGPHGFYSTALWLRAAFTEMRHEIRHAVADEDLVCLDTIMVGRQVGSFVVYNTEGEVDQVFPGTGKRFSVAQTHWMRMVDGMVIEHWAARDDLGRARQLGWLSPSATS; this is translated from the coding sequence ATGAGCGCACCTAACAACTCGAAGGCCGTGGCTGTGCGCAGTCTCGAGATCATGGCAGCCGGAACTCGCGGGGACTTCGACGCTGTCATTCATCCTGACGCGCGGAATCGTGAGAGCCTGCATGAGCCGCCGACGACGCGGCTGCGCGGGCCCCATGGTTTCTACTCCACGGCGTTGTGGCTGCGGGCAGCTTTCACCGAGATGCGTCACGAGATCCGGCATGCTGTGGCTGATGAGGATCTGGTGTGTCTGGACACCATTATGGTTGGGCGACAGGTCGGTTCGTTCGTTGTCTACAACACCGAGGGTGAGGTAGACCAGGTGTTTCCTGGTACAGGGAAGCGTTTCTCGGTCGCGCAAACGCATTGGATGCGCATGGTGGACGGCATGGTGATCGAACACTGGGCTGCCCGCGACGATCTGGGCAGAGCTCGGCAATTGGGCTGGTTGTCACCGAGCGCGACATCCTGA
- a CDS encoding AAA family ATPase → MDRILILVNGLPGSGKTTLGNAVARTMNAWFLSKDAVKEALVGCLENAVEVPELGGIAMDTVWKLAQTSPVDVVIDSWWFKPRDLAFAQAGIEQVGTRRVVEIWCEVPAEIARARYASRQRPAFYSDEQRLEQHWDDWVTHAAPLGLTPTIIVDTTRAVDLTDLAAQIRTVSSS, encoded by the coding sequence ATGGACCGAATCCTCATACTGGTGAACGGACTTCCTGGGTCGGGCAAGACAACCCTGGGCAACGCAGTGGCCCGAACCATGAACGCTTGGTTCCTATCCAAGGATGCCGTTAAAGAGGCGTTGGTCGGCTGCCTCGAAAACGCAGTCGAGGTACCAGAACTCGGCGGGATCGCCATGGACACGGTGTGGAAGCTGGCCCAGACCTCACCGGTCGATGTCGTCATCGATTCCTGGTGGTTCAAGCCACGTGATCTTGCCTTCGCGCAAGCGGGAATCGAGCAGGTCGGCACTCGCCGGGTCGTCGAGATCTGGTGCGAGGTCCCCGCCGAGATCGCAAGAGCACGCTACGCGTCACGCCAGCGGCCGGCCTTCTACTCGGATGAGCAACGCCTGGAACAACACTGGGACGACTGGGTAACGCACGCCGCCCCGCTAGGGCTGACACCGACGATCATCGTCGACACCACACGCGCGGTCGATCTCACTGATCTCGCTGCGCAGATCAGGACTGTATCCAGCTCATAG
- a CDS encoding IS3 family transposase (programmed frameshift), producing MGSPGPRGDEPKRRRAFSAADKLAYLQAYEQAIEHGDGGGYLRREGLYSSQISEWRKQRDAGVLSGKKPGEKVGKLTAEQAEIARLTAELARANKRLVTTEAALDIMGKAHALLESLSERADFRRAAQKALTTAYMSLTDAGAGTRRAAVLTGLVRSTANRRRKAAAAPSSGVPQPVSDPVNKLSEFERRAILEKLGSAGFVDLAPLQVFAQLLDEGTYLCSVSTMYRVLGENKQVKERRRLARHPAKVCPELVATAPRQVYSWDITKLAGPVKGQYFDAYVMIDIYSRYIVGVHVHNHESGVLATELMKEIFGVHGIPQVVHADRGTSMTSKSVAALLADLEVTRSHSRPRVSNDNPFSEALFKTLKYGPEFPERFRSLTEARQFMDSFAGWYNHQHRHTGIGLHTPADVHYGLATDKAAARQAVLAQARARHPHRFGTTTAPKILDLPETVWINRPADDATQEADTTAA from the exons ATGGGTTCTCCAGGGCCGCGTGGTGACGAGCCGAAGCGGCGGCGTGCGTTCAGCGCAGCGGACAAGTTGGCGTATCTGCAGGCCTACGAGCAGGCGATCGAACACGGCGACGGTGGCGGGTATCTGCGCCGAGAAGGGCTGTATTCCTCGCAGATCAGCGAGTGGCGCAAGCAGCGCGACGCGGGGGTCCTCTCCGGTAAGAAACCGGGTGAGAAGGTCGGTAAACTGACCGCTGAGCAAGCCGAAATCGCACGTCTGACAGCGGAATTAGCGCGTGCCAACAAACGTCTCGTCACTACCGAGGCCGCCCTGGACATCATGGGAAAAGCACACGCTCTCTTGGAATCTCTCTCCGAGAGAGCGGATT TCCGACGAGCAGCGCAGAAGGCGTTGACCACCGCGTACATGTCGTTGACCGATGCCGGAGCCGGTACTCGGCGTGCGGCGGTATTGACGGGACTGGTGCGTTCCACCGCGAACCGCCGCCGTAAGGCCGCCGCGGCACCGAGTTCGGGTGTACCGCAACCGGTTTCAGATCCGGTGAACAAGCTCTCCGAGTTCGAGCGACGCGCGATCCTGGAGAAACTGGGCAGTGCCGGGTTCGTCGATCTGGCGCCGTTGCAGGTCTTCGCCCAGCTCCTGGACGAGGGCACCTACCTGTGTTCGGTGTCCACGATGTATCGGGTGTTAGGGGAAAACAAGCAGGTCAAGGAGCGGCGCCGGTTGGCGCGGCATCCGGCCAAGGTGTGTCCGGAGTTGGTCGCCACCGCACCGAGGCAGGTGTATTCGTGGGACATCACCAAGCTCGCCGGCCCGGTCAAGGGACAGTATTTCGATGCCTACGTGATGATCGACATCTACTCCCGTTACATCGTCGGGGTCCATGTTCACAATCATGAATCCGGTGTTCTGGCAACGGAATTGATGAAAGAGATCTTCGGGGTCCACGGGATTCCGCAGGTAGTGCACGCCGATCGGGGCACGTCGATGACGTCCAAATCGGTCGCCGCTCTGCTCGCCGATCTCGAGGTCACCCGCTCGCATTCACGGCCACGGGTATCCAATGACAACCCCTTTTCGGAGGCGCTGTTCAAGACTCTGAAATACGGTCCAGAGTTCCCCGAACGTTTCCGATCACTCACCGAGGCACGACAATTCATGGATTCCTTCGCCGGGTGGTACAACCACCAACACCGCCACACCGGCATCGGTTTACACACCCCCGCCGACGTTCACTACGGGCTGGCCACCGACAAGGCCGCCGCCCGCCAAGCCGTGCTCGCCCAGGCCCGCGCCCGCCACCCACACCGCTTCGGCACCACCACGGCACCGAAGATCCTTGACCTACCCGAGACCGTCTGGATCAACCGACCAGCCGACGACGCCACCCAGGAGGCCGACACGACAGCCGCTTAA
- a CDS encoding VOC family protein translates to MPATGPDFISLQARDLDASRAFYEQYLGLVRSQTGPPHAVVFETKPIAFALRDIVPGTDLDSVTQPGIGAAIWLHATDVQTIHDALVADGHPIVSAPIDGPFGRTFTFADPDGYQITLHDRA, encoded by the coding sequence ATGCCCGCCACCGGTCCCGACTTCATCTCACTCCAAGCACGCGACCTCGACGCTTCTCGAGCGTTCTACGAGCAGTACCTCGGCCTCGTCCGCTCGCAGACCGGACCCCCGCACGCCGTCGTCTTCGAGACGAAGCCCATCGCATTCGCACTCCGCGACATCGTTCCCGGCACCGATCTCGACTCCGTCACCCAGCCCGGCATCGGTGCCGCAATCTGGCTCCACGCCACAGACGTCCAGACCATCCACGATGCTCTCGTCGCCGACGGTCACCCCATCGTCTCCGCACCGATAGACGGCCCCTTCGGACGCACATTCACCTTCGCCGACCCCGACGGCTACCAGATCACCCTCCACGACCGCGCCTGA
- a CDS encoding MarR family winged helix-turn-helix transcriptional regulator yields the protein MSQDGVDLQTSLGYLLKEASSALRVAMEEVLRPLGMSVTHYSCLELLAQRPGLSNSELARGAFVTRQSMNVLLQALEREGYVTRPAEATVGKILPTRLTPRGRRSLEKATVAVRSVEVRMLAGLTETEQSGALRILRSMIGSLRDGRA from the coding sequence ATGAGTCAAGACGGTGTCGACCTGCAGACCTCGCTGGGTTACCTGCTGAAGGAGGCGTCGAGCGCCCTGCGCGTAGCCATGGAGGAGGTGCTGCGGCCGCTCGGGATGAGCGTGACGCACTATTCCTGCCTCGAGCTGCTGGCTCAACGACCGGGCTTGTCGAACTCCGAGCTCGCACGCGGCGCGTTCGTGACCCGGCAGTCGATGAACGTGCTGCTCCAGGCCCTGGAACGAGAGGGCTACGTGACCAGGCCCGCGGAGGCGACTGTCGGAAAGATTCTTCCCACGCGGCTCACGCCTCGCGGCCGACGGAGCCTCGAGAAGGCGACCGTAGCGGTCCGGTCCGTCGAGGTCAGAATGCTGGCCGGCCTGACCGAGACCGAACAGTCGGGCGCGCTCCGGATCCTGCGGAGCATGATCGGCTCCCTGCGCGATGGCCGCGCGTAG
- a CDS encoding GntR family transcriptional regulator: MADPGSAENSSGDAIAQALRAEILAGELSAGERLVEESLAKRYGVSRIPVREALARLQSEGFVTIVRHRGATVSASLIHDGHELLQVRRGLEVFAAQLAAENRGGAVARELAEIADGRSGEGSSFHELIAIASGNEQLRELLTNVNQRVGWSLGRNPETSAADHRAVAMAVRNGAAVQAAYLMDEHLRRDEQFFNDQFGT; this comes from the coding sequence ATGGCAGATCCGGGTTCGGCTGAAAATTCGTCGGGAGACGCGATCGCACAAGCGTTGCGCGCGGAGATTCTGGCCGGCGAGTTGTCGGCGGGTGAGCGGCTGGTGGAGGAGTCACTGGCGAAAAGGTATGGGGTGTCGAGGATTCCGGTGCGGGAGGCGCTCGCGCGCCTGCAGTCGGAGGGGTTCGTCACCATTGTGCGCCATCGCGGTGCGACGGTGTCGGCGTCGTTGATTCATGATGGCCACGAGCTGCTCCAGGTGCGCCGGGGTCTCGAGGTGTTCGCGGCGCAGCTGGCGGCGGAGAACCGCGGCGGTGCGGTCGCGCGGGAGCTTGCCGAGATCGCCGACGGCCGGTCGGGGGAGGGGTCGTCGTTTCACGAGCTGATCGCGATCGCTTCGGGGAACGAGCAGCTGCGCGAGCTGCTCACGAACGTGAATCAGCGGGTGGGGTGGAGCCTCGGCCGCAATCCGGAGACCTCGGCCGCCGACCATCGCGCGGTCGCGATGGCGGTCCGCAATGGGGCCGCCGTGCAGGCGGCCTATCTGATGGATGAGCATCTGCGGCGGGACGAGCAGTTCTTCAACGACCAGTTCGGCACCTGA
- a CDS encoding MFS transporter — MSLTASGTPSTTVPSLLPTAANPSSGLTAALDRIGFGRVQATVIALLMAGLFFDSLEQNSTGAMGPLLKDSFGIGNAQLTLINTATVIGGLVGRLIGGYIADRWGRRTALSLNLLVYTLGGLISAAAINYEMLLSSRFVVGIGLGGEFTVGLAILAEVVATRHRGSLLATLNISSGGIGNIASFGFFLLVLGPLNGVLGGNHSSWRWTYVILAVPAVLVVFFRRYLPESPRYLLSKGRVDAANASLTRLASGSIAGLRNPGPTKRFVTDADILPTRKPSYLAVFQGRNLRHTAAIGAASWMSFGAQVTLLFLMPILLMSRGYSLSDSLAFTMIMNVGSLFGACVASYLAGRAPRRRTVMTAAVLGCVSAIAFAVFADSTVLILVLGMIFQFFTMMLNTMLSVWSPELFPTSIRAMGASVVNGIGNVAGAVMPFAALFFFDLAGVPGVFIMIATMYALLVVAARFGPETFGKSLEAATEQPVTA, encoded by the coding sequence ATGTCCCTCACAGCCTCTGGCACGCCGTCCACCACCGTCCCCTCCCTGTTGCCCACCGCCGCGAATCCGTCCTCGGGTTTGACTGCGGCCCTGGACCGTATCGGCTTCGGCCGGGTGCAGGCGACCGTTATCGCCTTGCTGATGGCGGGCCTGTTCTTCGATTCGCTGGAACAGAACTCGACCGGCGCGATGGGTCCGCTGCTGAAGGACTCCTTCGGCATCGGCAATGCCCAACTGACCCTGATCAATACGGCGACGGTGATAGGCGGCCTGGTCGGGCGCCTGATCGGCGGCTATATCGCCGACCGGTGGGGCCGCCGCACCGCGCTGAGCCTGAATCTGCTCGTCTACACCCTCGGCGGGCTGATCAGCGCCGCCGCGATCAACTACGAGATGTTGCTGAGCAGCCGCTTCGTCGTGGGAATCGGACTCGGGGGCGAATTCACCGTCGGGCTGGCGATTCTCGCCGAGGTGGTCGCCACCCGTCATCGCGGCTCGCTGCTGGCGACACTCAATATCTCCTCCGGTGGCATCGGCAATATCGCCTCGTTCGGCTTCTTCCTGTTGGTCCTCGGCCCGCTCAACGGCGTGCTCGGGGGGAATCACAGTTCCTGGCGCTGGACCTACGTGATCTTGGCGGTGCCCGCCGTGCTGGTCGTGTTCTTCCGCCGCTACCTGCCCGAATCGCCCCGATACCTGCTGTCGAAGGGGCGCGTCGACGCGGCGAACGCGAGTCTGACACGACTGGCGAGCGGCAGCATCGCGGGATTGCGAAATCCCGGTCCCACCAAGCGATTCGTGACCGATGCCGATATTCTGCCCACCCGGAAGCCGTCGTATCTGGCGGTTTTCCAGGGCCGGAACCTGCGGCACACCGCCGCGATCGGAGCGGCCTCGTGGATGTCGTTCGGCGCACAGGTGACACTGCTGTTCCTCATGCCGATCCTGCTGATGTCACGGGGATACTCGCTGTCGGATTCACTGGCCTTCACCATGATCATGAATGTCGGCAGCCTGTTCGGCGCGTGCGTCGCGTCCTATCTGGCCGGGCGGGCACCGCGTCGCCGCACGGTGATGACGGCCGCGGTCCTGGGATGCGTATCCGCGATCGCCTTCGCGGTCTTCGCCGACTCGACCGTGCTGATTCTGGTGTTGGGCATGATCTTTCAGTTCTTCACCATGATGCTGAACACGATGCTGTCGGTGTGGTCGCCGGAGCTGTTCCCCACCTCCATCCGCGCCATGGGCGCCTCGGTCGTGAATGGCATCGGCAATGTCGCCGGGGCCGTCATGCCGTTCGCGGCGCTGTTCTTTTTCGACCTCGCCGGTGTGCCCGGCGTGTTCATCATGATCGCCACCATGTAT